Proteins encoded by one window of Pseudomonas sp. LS44:
- a CDS encoding GNAT family N-acetyltransferase, producing the protein MFKPQLVALQRGALRLEPMLDSDIPELVALAETNRDELAYMAGPLRLDWYRAALNEQRNDLALPLCIRLGERLVGTTRYFDFITNLPAAEIGATWLDREQHGTGLNTTIKYLMLRHAFESWRMVRVQLKTAASNLRSQRAIEKLGAVREGVLRNHRRLADGRLDDTVMYSITDADWPQVKAGLEARFGA; encoded by the coding sequence ATGTTCAAGCCGCAATTGGTCGCACTACAGCGTGGCGCACTGCGCTTGGAACCCATGCTCGATAGCGATATTCCGGAATTGGTGGCGCTGGCCGAGACCAACCGCGACGAGCTGGCCTATATGGCCGGGCCGCTGCGCCTGGACTGGTACCGTGCGGCCTTGAATGAGCAGCGCAACGATTTGGCCCTGCCGCTGTGCATTCGTCTCGGCGAGCGCCTGGTCGGCACGACGCGTTATTTCGATTTCATCACCAATCTGCCGGCCGCCGAGATTGGCGCAACCTGGCTGGACCGCGAACAGCACGGCACCGGGCTGAACACCACGATCAAGTATCTGATGCTGCGCCACGCGTTTGAAAGCTGGCGGATGGTCCGCGTGCAGCTGAAGACCGCCGCCAGCAACCTGCGCTCGCAGCGCGCCATCGAAAAGCTCGGTGCAGTACGTGAGGGCGTGCTGCGTAACCACCGGCGGTTGGCCGACGGTCGCCTCGACGATACCGTGATGTACAGCATCACCGACGCTGACTGGCCGCAGGTCAAGGCCGGCCTGGAGGCGCGTTTCGGCGCCTGA
- a CDS encoding TonB-dependent siderophore receptor codes for MQSVGMPSRLALGVALALGAITSVAAEELELGNVEVVGDWLGEATDEDVKNHPGARSVVSQQTIEESGAKQVRELLRRVPGLQVQESNGTGGSDLALNVGARGLTARLSPRSTILIDGVPMAFAPYGQPQLSLAPVAVGNLEKIDVVRGGGAVRYGPQNVGGIINFVTREIPETQAGNVNIGTEVAGHGGFKTQTSAFLGGTADNGMGAALLYSGIRGAGYRDDNDGTLVDDFMLKNKFALSEIDELATSLHYYRADADMPGGLNAAQFDDDPYQSVRSYDSFEGERKDFSFKYTRTPDANRTFELGSYYYESYRGSNIVTERSAVNDQLMSYPRNYHVFGIEPRYSQLFLWGEVAHEVGVGYRYVDEGMHEQTKSSAVYKRASGTPYTTPFTETADNTGGTEAHSVYIDDRIDVGRWTVTPGLRYERVRTTWHNRLKGYEREVNYLEPLPSLNVMYHLSDAWKLYANYNTSFGCLQYFQLGQDPGAPLPSYGNEVGPGLEPEKAHTYELGTRYDNGAWRGEVTLFRIEFDSQLQYAKQDGWTQLGATTHQGIETALSYDLGSLDPMLDGLSTYASFTYTKATADKGVFADQDLNFYSRITSTLGLRYTRNRWTWNLDGFAQSQQYVADVANGIYYRDETADGRYGDIPGYAIWNARGEYAFGPQLSNLTLGVGVKNLLGHEYFTRSLDNNYGKYLGQPRTLFVQAGVSF; via the coding sequence ATGCAGTCTGTCGGAATGCCTTCGCGCCTGGCTCTGGGCGTCGCGCTGGCGCTGGGCGCCATCACTTCGGTCGCGGCCGAGGAACTCGAACTGGGCAACGTCGAGGTGGTCGGCGACTGGTTGGGCGAGGCGACCGATGAGGACGTCAAGAACCACCCGGGCGCGCGTAGCGTGGTCAGTCAGCAGACCATCGAGGAAAGCGGCGCCAAGCAGGTCCGCGAACTGCTGCGCCGGGTACCCGGCCTGCAGGTGCAGGAAAGCAACGGCACCGGCGGCAGCGACCTGGCCCTCAACGTCGGCGCCCGCGGCCTCACCGCGCGCCTGTCTCCGCGTTCGACCATCCTCATCGACGGCGTGCCGATGGCCTTCGCGCCCTACGGCCAGCCGCAGCTGTCGCTGGCCCCGGTGGCGGTCGGCAACCTGGAGAAGATCGACGTGGTGCGTGGCGGCGGGGCAGTGCGCTACGGCCCGCAGAACGTCGGTGGCATCATCAACTTCGTGACCCGCGAGATCCCCGAGACCCAGGCTGGCAACGTCAACATCGGTACCGAAGTGGCCGGGCACGGCGGCTTCAAGACCCAGACAAGCGCGTTCCTCGGCGGCACCGCCGACAACGGCATGGGCGCGGCGCTGCTCTATTCCGGCATTCGCGGCGCCGGCTACCGTGACGACAACGACGGCACACTGGTCGACGATTTCATGCTGAAGAACAAGTTTGCCCTCAGCGAGATCGACGAGCTGGCGACCAGCCTGCACTACTACCGCGCCGACGCCGACATGCCTGGCGGCCTGAATGCCGCACAATTCGACGACGATCCTTACCAGTCGGTGCGCTCGTACGACAGCTTCGAAGGCGAGCGCAAGGACTTCTCCTTCAAATACACCCGTACCCCGGACGCCAACCGCACCTTCGAGCTGGGCTCGTACTATTACGAGAGCTACCGAGGCAGCAATATCGTCACCGAGCGCAGCGCGGTCAATGACCAGCTGATGTCCTACCCGCGCAACTACCACGTGTTCGGCATCGAGCCGCGCTACTCGCAGCTGTTCCTGTGGGGCGAAGTCGCCCATGAGGTTGGCGTCGGCTACCGCTACGTCGACGAGGGCATGCACGAGCAGACCAAGAGCAGCGCGGTGTACAAGCGCGCCAGCGGCACGCCGTACACCACGCCATTCACCGAGACCGCCGACAACACCGGCGGCACCGAAGCGCATTCGGTGTACATCGATGACCGTATCGACGTCGGCCGCTGGACGGTCACCCCGGGGCTGCGCTACGAGCGGGTGCGCACCACCTGGCACAACCGCCTGAAGGGCTACGAGCGCGAGGTCAACTACCTCGAGCCGCTGCCGTCGCTGAACGTCATGTACCACCTCTCCGATGCCTGGAAGCTGTACGCCAACTACAACACCTCGTTCGGCTGCCTGCAGTACTTCCAGCTCGGTCAGGACCCCGGAGCGCCGCTACCGTCCTACGGCAACGAAGTTGGCCCGGGCCTGGAGCCGGAGAAGGCGCACACCTACGAGCTCGGCACGCGCTACGACAACGGCGCCTGGCGCGGCGAGGTGACATTGTTCCGCATCGAATTCGACAGTCAGCTGCAGTACGCCAAGCAGGACGGCTGGACGCAGCTCGGCGCGACCACCCACCAAGGCATCGAGACGGCGCTGAGCTACGACCTCGGCAGCCTCGATCCGATGCTCGACGGGCTGTCCACCTACGCCAGCTTCACCTACACCAAGGCCACCGCCGACAAGGGTGTGTTCGCCGACCAGGACCTCAACTTCTATTCGCGCATCACCTCCACCCTCGGCCTGCGCTACACGCGCAACCGCTGGACCTGGAACCTCGACGGCTTCGCCCAGTCGCAGCAGTACGTTGCCGACGTCGCCAACGGCATCTATTACCGCGACGAAACCGCCGATGGCCGCTACGGCGACATCCCCGGCTACGCGATCTGGAACGCCCGCGGCGAGTACGCCTTCGGCCCGCAGCTGTCGAACCTGACGCTCGGCGTCGGGGTGAAGAACCTGCTCGGTCACGAGTACTTCACCCGTTCGCTGGACAACAACTACGGCAAGTACCTCGGTCAACCGCGCACCCTGTTCGTCCAGGCTGGGGTCAGCTTCTGA
- a CDS encoding MFS transporter: protein MTQHSQFALLGKKRFLPFFITQLLGAFNDNIFKQSLILAILFKLNVSGDRTILVNLCALLFILPFFLFSALGGQFGEKFTKHRLIRAIKVAEIVIMLIGAAGFLLNNLPLMFIALFGMGTHSALFGPVKYSILPAALRENELVGGNALVEMGTFLAILAGTIGAGVMMSSHAYAPVVATAIVLVACGGYLSSRGIPYAAAALPSLKLDWNIFRQSWSILRLGLGQRPAVSRSLVGNSWFWFLGAIYLTQIPAYAKEWLHGDETVVTLILTVFSVGIALGSMLCERLSGHKVEIGLVPFGSIGLTVFGLLLWWCSGGFPLAAAPHDWLAVLGYGQAWWILGSILGIGVFGGFYIVPLYALIQSRTAESERARVIAANNILNALFMVVSAIASILFLSVAGLSIPQLFLVVSLMNIAVNSYIFKIVPEFTVRFLIWLLSHSMYRVEHRGLQAIPEEGAAVLVCNHVSFVDALLIGGAVRRPVRFVMYYKIYRLPVLNFIFRTAGTVPVAGRNEDLLIYDAAFKRIGEYLRAGEVVCIFPEGKLTGDGEVDEFRSGIARILEENPVPVIPMALQGLWGSFFSRAPSRGLFRRLWSRITLVAGTPLAPEQANPQLLQAQVNELRGSLR from the coding sequence ATGACCCAACACTCGCAATTCGCCCTGCTGGGCAAGAAGCGTTTCCTGCCGTTTTTCATTACTCAGCTACTTGGTGCGTTCAACGACAACATCTTCAAGCAGTCGCTGATCCTCGCCATCCTGTTCAAGCTCAACGTCTCCGGTGACCGCACGATATTGGTCAACCTGTGTGCGCTGCTGTTTATCCTGCCGTTCTTTCTGTTTTCCGCGTTGGGCGGGCAGTTCGGGGAGAAATTCACCAAGCACCGGCTGATCCGCGCCATCAAAGTGGCCGAGATCGTCATCATGCTGATCGGTGCGGCAGGCTTCCTGCTCAATAACCTGCCGCTGATGTTTATTGCGCTGTTCGGCATGGGCACCCACTCCGCACTGTTCGGTCCGGTGAAATATTCGATTTTGCCGGCCGCGCTGCGCGAGAACGAGCTGGTCGGTGGTAACGCCCTGGTGGAAATGGGCACCTTCCTGGCAATCCTGGCCGGCACCATCGGTGCTGGCGTGATGATGTCGAGCCACGCCTACGCCCCCGTGGTAGCCACTGCCATCGTGCTGGTGGCGTGCGGCGGTTACCTGAGCAGTCGGGGGATTCCCTATGCGGCGGCGGCGTTGCCTTCGCTGAAACTGGACTGGAATATCTTTCGCCAATCCTGGTCGATCCTGCGCTTGGGCCTTGGGCAGCGCCCGGCGGTGTCGCGCTCATTGGTTGGCAACTCGTGGTTCTGGTTTCTCGGCGCGATCTATCTCACCCAGATCCCGGCGTATGCCAAGGAGTGGTTGCACGGCGACGAGACGGTGGTAACGCTGATCCTCACCGTGTTCTCGGTGGGCATCGCACTGGGCTCGATGCTCTGCGAACGGCTGTCCGGGCATAAGGTGGAAATCGGCCTGGTGCCGTTCGGCTCGATTGGCCTGACGGTGTTTGGTCTGCTGCTGTGGTGGTGCTCGGGCGGTTTTCCGCTGGCGGCCGCACCGCATGATTGGCTGGCGGTGCTCGGCTACGGCCAGGCCTGGTGGATACTCGGCTCGATCCTGGGTATCGGCGTCTTCGGCGGCTTCTATATCGTGCCGCTGTACGCGCTGATCCAGTCGCGGACCGCCGAGAGCGAACGAGCGCGGGTGATCGCCGCCAATAACATCCTCAACGCGTTGTTCATGGTGGTCTCGGCGATTGCCTCGATCCTGTTTCTTAGCGTGGCCGGGTTATCGATCCCCCAGCTGTTCCTGGTGGTGTCGTTGATGAACATCGCGGTGAATAGCTACATTTTTAAAATCGTCCCCGAGTTCACCGTGCGCTTCCTGATCTGGCTGCTCAGCCATTCCATGTACCGCGTCGAACATCGTGGCTTGCAGGCGATTCCCGAAGAAGGCGCGGCGGTGCTGGTCTGTAACCACGTGTCGTTCGTCGATGCGCTGCTGATCGGTGGCGCGGTGCGTCGGCCGGTGCGGTTCGTGATGTATTACAAGATCTACCGCTTGCCGGTGCTCAACTTCATCTTCCGTACCGCCGGCACCGTGCCGGTCGCCGGGCGTAACGAGGATCTGCTGATCTATGACGCGGCCTTCAAACGGATCGGTGAATACCTGCGTGCAGGCGAGGTGGTGTGCATCTTCCCCGAGGGCAAGTTGACCGGTGACGGCGAGGTGGATGAGTTCAGAAGCGGCATTGCTCGGATTCTCGAAGAAAATCCGGTGCCGGTGATTCCCATGGCGCTGCAAGGCTTGTGGGGTAGCTTCTTCAGCCGTGCGCCGAGTCGTGGGCTGTTCCGCCGGCTGTGGTCGCGCATCACGCTGGTGGCGGGCACGCCGCTAGCGCCCGAGCAGGCCAATCCACAGCTTCTGCAGGCTCAGGTGAACGAGTTGCGGGGTTCGTTGCGCTGA
- a CDS encoding PAS domain-containing hybrid sensor histidine kinase/response regulator encodes MSLSSGLIAAVALIYMAILFAIAFYGDRRRAPLPASMRATVYSLSLAVYCTSWTFFGAVGQSAGQLWSFLPIYLGPILLLLFAPWVLQKIVMISKQENITSIADFIAARYGKSQSLAVVVALICLVGVLPYIALQLKGIVLGVNLLTGAGADSTGTRAQDTALIVSLILALFAILFGTRNLDVTEHHRGMVLAIAFESLVKLLAFLAVGAYITYGLFNGFGDLLSKAQSSTALEGFWAETLNWPAMLVQTGVAMMAIVCLPRQFHVTVVENIEPKDLRVARWVFPLYLLLAALFVVPIALAGQMLLPAGIIPDSFVISLPLAEAHPALALLAFIGGASAATGMVIVEAVALSTMVSNDMLLPLLLRRKNAERPFELFRHWMLSVRRVSIVLILLLAYVSYRLLGSNASLATIGQISFAAITQLAPAMFGALLWKQANRRGVFAGLAMGSLMWFYTLVLPVIARGLGWSVDSIPGLAVLLYQPIGIDVEPLTRGVVLSLASNFLLFVWVSYFSRTRVTEHWQAGRFIGQFAGSKPSNRSLLAVQVEDLLTLASRFVGEERARQSFLRFAYRQGKGFNPSQPANSEWIVHTEHLLAGVLGASSTRAVVKAAIEGREMQVEDVVRIVDEASEVLQFNRALLQGAIENITQGISVVDQSLRLVAWNRRYLELFEYPDDLISVGRPIADIIRYNAERGLCGPGAVEQHIDKRLYWMRQGNAHTSERLFPNGRVIELIGNPMPGGGFVMSFTDITAFREAEQALKDANEGLEQRVVERTQELSQLNQELGAAKGVAESANQSKTRFLAAVSHDLMQPLNAARLFSAALAHQPEVLPRDAQELVRHLDSSLRSAEDLISDLLDISRLENGRVTPERIAFPLNNLFDALGAEFKVLALEQGIDFRVQGSTLRVDSDIKLLRRVLQNFLTNAFRYAKGHVLLGVRRQGEQLRLEVWDRGPGIPEDKRKVIFEEFKRLDSHQTRAEKGLGLGLAIADGLCRVLDHQLEVRSWPGQGSVFSVSVPLAKSAAPAKSVVAEINGQALSGTQVLCIDNEDSILTGMHSLLSRWGCQVWTARNRLECEHLLDEAVRPQVALVDYHLDEGETGTELMAWLRTRLGEPVPGVVISADGRPELIAQVHAAGLDYLAKPVKPAALRALLSRHLALR; translated from the coding sequence ATGTCCTTGTCCAGCGGACTGATCGCAGCAGTTGCGTTGATCTATATGGCCATCCTGTTCGCCATCGCCTTCTATGGCGATCGTCGGCGTGCGCCGCTGCCGGCCTCGATGCGCGCCACGGTGTACAGCCTGTCGCTGGCGGTGTATTGCACCAGCTGGACGTTCTTCGGCGCCGTGGGCCAGTCCGCTGGCCAGCTCTGGTCATTCCTGCCGATCTATCTGGGCCCGATCCTGCTGCTGTTATTCGCACCCTGGGTGCTGCAGAAGATCGTGATGATCAGCAAGCAGGAGAACATCACCTCGATTGCCGACTTCATCGCCGCGCGCTACGGCAAGTCGCAGTCGTTGGCGGTGGTGGTGGCGCTGATCTGCCTGGTCGGCGTGCTGCCCTACATCGCCCTGCAGCTGAAGGGCATCGTCCTCGGCGTGAACCTGCTGACCGGCGCCGGCGCCGACTCCACCGGCACCCGCGCCCAGGACACGGCGCTGATCGTCTCGCTGATCCTGGCACTGTTCGCCATCCTCTTCGGTACCCGCAACCTGGATGTCACCGAGCACCACCGCGGCATGGTGTTGGCGATTGCCTTCGAGTCGCTGGTCAAGCTACTGGCCTTTCTCGCCGTCGGCGCTTACATCACCTATGGCCTGTTCAACGGTTTCGGCGACCTGCTGAGCAAGGCCCAGAGCAGTACGGCCTTGGAAGGATTCTGGGCGGAGACGCTGAACTGGCCGGCGATGCTGGTGCAGACCGGCGTGGCGATGATGGCCATCGTCTGCCTGCCGCGACAGTTCCACGTCACCGTGGTGGAAAACATCGAACCCAAGGATCTGCGGGTGGCGCGCTGGGTATTCCCGCTCTACCTGCTGCTGGCGGCCTTGTTCGTGGTCCCCATCGCCCTGGCCGGGCAGATGCTGCTGCCGGCCGGGATCATTCCCGACTCCTTCGTCATCAGCCTGCCGCTGGCCGAGGCGCATCCGGCGCTGGCGCTGCTGGCTTTCATCGGCGGTGCGTCGGCGGCGACTGGCATGGTCATCGTCGAGGCGGTAGCGCTGTCGACCATGGTCTCCAACGACATGCTGCTGCCGCTGCTGCTGCGGCGCAAGAATGCCGAGCGGCCGTTCGAACTGTTCCGTCACTGGATGCTCTCGGTGCGCCGGGTAAGCATCGTGCTGATTCTGTTGCTCGCCTATGTCAGCTATCGGCTGCTCGGCTCCAACGCCAGCCTGGCGACCATCGGGCAGATCTCCTTTGCCGCGATCACCCAGCTCGCGCCCGCCATGTTTGGTGCGCTGCTATGGAAACAGGCCAACCGCCGCGGCGTATTCGCCGGTCTGGCGATGGGTTCGCTGATGTGGTTCTACACCCTGGTGCTGCCGGTGATCGCACGCGGTCTGGGCTGGTCGGTGGACAGTATTCCCGGCCTGGCGGTGCTGCTCTACCAGCCCATTGGCATTGATGTCGAGCCGCTGACCCGGGGCGTGGTGCTGTCGCTGGCCAGCAATTTCCTGCTGTTCGTGTGGGTTTCGTACTTCTCCCGCACGCGGGTCACCGAGCATTGGCAGGCCGGGCGTTTCATCGGCCAGTTCGCCGGCAGCAAACCCAGCAACCGCAGCCTGCTGGCGGTCCAGGTCGAAGACCTGCTGACCCTGGCCAGCCGCTTCGTCGGTGAGGAGCGCGCGCGGCAGAGTTTCCTGCGCTTCGCCTACCGCCAGGGCAAGGGCTTCAACCCCAGCCAGCCGGCCAATAGCGAATGGATCGTCCATACCGAGCACCTGCTGGCCGGCGTGCTCGGCGCCTCGTCGACCCGCGCGGTGGTCAAGGCGGCCATCGAGGGCCGCGAGATGCAGGTCGAGGATGTGGTGCGCATCGTCGACGAAGCCTCGGAAGTGCTGCAGTTCAACCGCGCCCTGCTGCAGGGAGCGATCGAGAACATCACCCAGGGCATCAGTGTGGTCGACCAGTCGCTGCGACTGGTGGCCTGGAACCGTCGCTATCTGGAACTGTTCGAATATCCGGACGACCTGATCAGCGTCGGCCGGCCGATCGCCGACATTATCCGCTACAACGCCGAGCGCGGCCTGTGCGGCCCAGGCGCAGTCGAGCAACACATCGACAAGCGCCTGTACTGGATGCGCCAGGGCAACGCCCACACCTCCGAGCGGCTGTTCCCCAACGGCCGGGTGATCGAGCTGATCGGCAACCCGATGCCCGGCGGCGGCTTCGTCATGAGCTTCACCGACATCACCGCCTTCCGCGAAGCCGAGCAAGCGCTCAAGGACGCCAACGAGGGGCTGGAACAGCGGGTCGTCGAGCGCACCCAGGAGCTCTCGCAACTGAACCAGGAGTTGGGCGCCGCCAAGGGCGTCGCCGAGTCCGCCAACCAGTCGAAAACCCGCTTCCTGGCTGCCGTCAGCCATGACCTGATGCAGCCGCTGAATGCCGCGCGACTGTTTTCCGCCGCCCTCGCCCACCAGCCTGAAGTGCTGCCGCGCGATGCACAGGAGTTGGTACGTCATCTGGACAGCTCGCTACGCTCGGCCGAAGACCTGATCAGTGACCTGCTGGACATCTCGCGCCTGGAAAATGGCCGCGTCACACCGGAGCGCATCGCCTTCCCGCTGAACAACCTGTTCGATGCCCTGGGCGCCGAGTTCAAGGTTCTCGCCCTGGAGCAAGGCATAGATTTCCGGGTGCAAGGCAGCACGCTACGGGTCGACAGCGATATCAAGCTACTGCGCCGGGTGCTGCAGAACTTCCTCACCAACGCCTTCCGCTACGCCAAGGGCCATGTGCTGCTCGGCGTACGCCGGCAGGGCGAGCAGCTGCGCCTGGAGGTCTGGGACCGTGGCCCGGGGATTCCCGAGGACAAGCGCAAGGTGATTTTCGAGGAGTTCAAACGCCTGGATAGCCACCAAACCCGCGCCGAAAAAGGCCTGGGGTTGGGCTTGGCCATCGCCGACGGGCTCTGTCGAGTGCTGGACCATCAGCTGGAAGTCCGTTCATGGCCAGGCCAAGGCAGCGTATTCAGCGTCAGCGTGCCACTAGCCAAAAGCGCGGCACCGGCCAAGAGCGTGGTCGCCGAAATCAACGGCCAGGCACTCAGCGGCACCCAGGTGCTGTGCATCGACAACGAAGACAGCATCCTCACCGGTATGCACAGCCTACTCTCGCGCTGGGGCTGCCAGGTCTGGACGGCGCGCAACCGCCTGGAATGCGAGCACTTGCTCGACGAGGCGGTGCGTCCGCAAGTGGCGCTGGTCGACTATCACCTGGACGAAGGCGAAACCGGCACCGAGCTGATGGCCTGGCTGCGCACCCGCTTGGGCGAGCCGGTGCCGGGCGTGGTGATCAGTGCCGATGGGCGCCCGGAATTGATTGCCCAAGTGCACGCCGCCGGTCTCGACTACCTGGCCAAACCGGTCAAGCCGGCGGCCCTGCGCGCCCTGCTGAGCCGCCATCTGGCGTTGCGCTAA
- a CDS encoding AzlC family ABC transporter permease: MSRQHEFLQGARDIVPLVVGAIPFGIIFGSLASSYGLSVWQTLGMSLLVFAGSAQFIAITLIGGGAGVAVVLLTTFVVNLRHALYSATLQPFVRHLPKRWRMPLAFWLTDEAFAVVQHRYAERDASPHKHWYYCGAALTMYLNWQLSTVVGVLFGQAVPNLAAWGLDFAMLATFIGIVVPMLKSRPQIAAALVAGAVVLLCNELPYKLGLMAAALSGIAVGIVLERRAAWQQAEEGV; the protein is encoded by the coding sequence ATGTCCCGTCAACACGAATTCCTGCAAGGTGCGCGCGATATCGTCCCATTGGTGGTCGGCGCGATCCCGTTCGGCATCATCTTCGGCTCCCTGGCCAGCAGCTACGGGCTGTCGGTTTGGCAGACCCTGGGCATGTCGCTGCTGGTGTTCGCCGGTTCGGCGCAGTTCATCGCCATCACCCTGATCGGCGGCGGCGCCGGGGTGGCCGTGGTGCTGCTCACCACCTTCGTGGTCAACCTGCGCCACGCGCTGTACAGCGCCACCTTGCAACCCTTCGTGCGCCATCTGCCGAAGCGCTGGCGCATGCCGCTGGCGTTCTGGCTGACCGACGAAGCCTTCGCCGTGGTCCAGCACCGCTACGCCGAACGTGACGCGTCGCCGCACAAGCATTGGTACTACTGCGGCGCGGCGCTGACCATGTACCTCAACTGGCAGCTGAGCACCGTGGTGGGCGTGCTGTTCGGCCAAGCGGTGCCGAACCTGGCGGCCTGGGGCCTGGATTTCGCCATGCTGGCGACCTTCATCGGCATCGTCGTGCCGATGCTCAAGAGTCGTCCGCAGATAGCCGCGGCATTGGTCGCCGGCGCAGTGGTGCTGCTGTGCAACGAGCTGCCGTACAAGCTCGGGCTGATGGCGGCGGCGCTGTCCGGCATCGCCGTGGGTATCGTGCTGGAACGCCGCGCCGCCTGGCAGCAGGCAGAGGAGGGCGTGTGA
- the sugE gene encoding quaternary ammonium compound efflux SMR transporter SugE produces the protein MPWIILFFAGLFEVGWAIGLKYTDGFTRPLPTALTIAAMLVSLGLLGLAMKDLPLGTAYAIWTGVGAVGTVIAGIILFGESMALLRLISVALIVCGLIGLKVSH, from the coding sequence ATGCCCTGGATCATCTTGTTCTTCGCTGGACTGTTCGAAGTCGGCTGGGCCATTGGCCTGAAGTACACCGACGGCTTCACCCGCCCTCTTCCCACCGCTCTGACCATCGCAGCGATGCTAGTCAGCCTGGGTCTGCTTGGCCTGGCCATGAAAGATCTGCCGCTCGGCACCGCTTATGCGATCTGGACCGGAGTCGGCGCCGTCGGCACGGTAATCGCCGGGATCATTCTGTTCGGTGAATCCATGGCACTGCTGCGCCTGATCAGCGTGGCGTTGATCGTCTGCGGGCTGATTGGCCTCAAAGTCAGCCATTAA
- a CDS encoding MerR family transcriptional regulator: MNDSSSFLGRLLARGPSAAQVAAAREYSVDELADAAGTTVRNLRAYQDRGLLAPPERRGRIGVYHATHLARLRLIGQLLERGYSLASIRELLAAWEQGQGLAQVLGLEQAIVGAWNQVEPTLLEFAELQALFGAELTDHNLDLAQRLGLVEFAGDHLRVLNPRVFAAGVELHRVGIPLPTLLELFASIRQSLQPVASSIVQMIVQHLVNPLLSNSLPHVDQLQALNEQLLQLRPLVEQVVDSELAQALHAAADVELGERVGDVLRGFLSPS; this comes from the coding sequence ATGAACGACTCCTCAAGCTTTCTCGGCCGCCTGTTGGCCCGCGGGCCAAGCGCCGCACAAGTGGCTGCCGCGCGCGAATACAGTGTCGATGAACTGGCCGACGCGGCGGGTACCACCGTGCGGAATTTGCGTGCCTATCAGGATCGCGGCCTGCTGGCGCCCCCAGAGCGCCGTGGCCGCATCGGCGTGTACCACGCAACGCATCTGGCGCGTTTGCGGCTGATCGGCCAACTGCTCGAGCGTGGCTATAGCCTGGCGAGCATTCGCGAGTTGCTCGCCGCCTGGGAGCAGGGCCAGGGTCTGGCGCAGGTATTGGGTCTGGAGCAGGCTATCGTCGGCGCCTGGAATCAGGTCGAGCCGACCCTCCTGGAGTTCGCCGAATTACAGGCGCTGTTCGGCGCTGAGCTGACCGATCACAACCTGGATCTGGCCCAGCGCCTGGGCCTGGTGGAGTTCGCCGGCGATCACCTGCGCGTCCTCAACCCGCGGGTGTTTGCCGCTGGCGTGGAGTTGCATCGCGTGGGGATTCCGCTGCCGACGCTGCTCGAACTGTTCGCCTCGATCCGCCAGAGTCTGCAGCCGGTGGCCAGTAGCATCGTGCAGATGATCGTTCAGCATCTAGTTAACCCGCTGCTGAGCAACAGCTTGCCGCATGTCGATCAGCTGCAAGCGCTTAACGAGCAATTGCTGCAGCTGCGGCCGCTGGTCGAGCAAGTGGTCGACAGCGAACTGGCGCAGGCGCTGCACGCCGCGGCGGATGTGGAATTGGGTGAGCGGGTCGGTGATGTGTTGCGCGGTTTCCTCAGCCCTTCATAA
- a CDS encoding AzlD domain-containing protein, giving the protein MQTWWLILGMAAITFAIRYSLFAWPDLRFPPVVRQGLHYVPTAVLTAIVVPGMFMPDGQHLQVSLDNAFLLAGLATILIAALSRHLLGTILGGLLIFFLLRWALGQLPV; this is encoded by the coding sequence ATGCAGACCTGGTGGCTGATTCTCGGCATGGCGGCGATCACCTTCGCGATTCGCTACAGCCTGTTCGCCTGGCCGGACTTGCGCTTCCCGCCGGTGGTGCGTCAGGGCCTGCACTACGTGCCGACTGCCGTGCTCACGGCGATCGTGGTGCCGGGCATGTTCATGCCCGATGGCCAGCACTTGCAGGTGTCGCTGGACAACGCCTTCCTGCTGGCCGGTCTGGCGACCATCCTCATCGCCGCGCTGAGTCGCCATCTGCTGGGCACCATTCTCGGTGGTTTGCTGATCTTCTTCCTGCTGCGCTGGGCACTTGGGCAACTGCCTGTCTGA